A section of the Buteo buteo chromosome 27, bButBut1.hap1.1, whole genome shotgun sequence genome encodes:
- the DRG2 gene encoding developmentally-regulated GTP-binding protein 2 — protein sequence MGILEKISEIEKEIARTQKNKATEYHLGLLKAKLAKYRAQLLEPSKSSAAKGEGFDVMKSGDARVALIGFPSVGKSTFLSLMTSTASEAASYEFTTLTCIPGVIEYKGANIQLLDLPGIIEGAAQGKGRGRQVIAVARTADVVIMMLDATKGEVQRALLEKELESVGIRLNKSKPNIYFKPKKGGGISFNSTVTLTQCSEKLVQLILHEYKIFNAEVLFREDCSPDEFIDVIVGNRVYMPCLYVYNKIDQISMEEVDRLARRPHSVVISCGMKLNLDYLLEKLWEYLALTCIYTKKRGQRPDFTDAIILRKGASVEHVCHRIHRSLASQFKYALVWGTSTKYSPQRVGLTHMMEHEDVIQIVKK from the exons ATGGGCATCCTGGAAAAGATCTCCGAGATCGAGAAGGAGATCGCCCGCACGCAGAAGAACAAAG CCACTGAGTACCACCTCGGCCTGCTGAAGGCAAAGCTTGCAAAATACAGAGCTCAGTTGCTAGAGCCCTCCAAATCCTCAGCTGCTAAAGGAGAAGGCTTCGATGTGATGAAATCTGGAGATGCCCGGGTGGCGCTGATCGGTTTTCCTTCTGTGGGTAAG TCCACGTTTTTGAGTTTAATGACCTCAACTGCCAGTGAAGCTGCGTCTTATGAGTTCACAACCCTGACGTGTATCCCAGGAGTTATAGAA tacAAAGGAGCCAATATTCAACTGCTTGATCTGCCTGGCATCATCGAAGGAGCAGCACAAG GGAAGGGCAGAGGTCGGCAGGTGATAGCTGTGGCGCGGACAGCAGACGTCGTTATTATGATGCTGGATGCCACAAAGGGTGAAGTACAGAG GGCCTTGCTGGAGAAAGAATTGGAATCTGTAGGAATCCGGctgaacaaaagcaaaccaaatatCTACTTCAAG CCGAAGAAGGGTGGAGGTATCTCCTTCAACTCAACTGTCACGTTGACTCAGTGCTCTGAGAAGTTGGTGCAGCTCATCCTTCATGAATATA AAATCTTCAATGCTGAGGTCCTCTTCAGGGAGGATTGTTCCCCTGATGAGTTCATTGATGTGATTGTAGGCAACAGGGTCTACATGCCGTGCCTCTAC GTTTATAACAAGATTGACCAGATATCTATGGAGGAAGTGGATCGTCTTGCTCGGAGACCCCACAGTGTTGTAATCAG CTGTGGCATGAAACTGAACCTGGACTACTTGCTGGAGAAGCTCTGGGAATACCTGGCACTTACCTGCATCTACACCAAGAAACGAGGAC AGAGACCAGACTTTACAGACGCCATTATTCTACGGAAAGGGGCCTCTGTGGAGCATGTG TGCCATCGAATTCACAGATCGTTAGCCAGCCAGTTCAAATATGCCTTGGTGTGG GGGACAAGCACAAAATACAGCCCTCAAAGAGTGGGCTTAACCCATATGATGGAGCATGAAGATGTCATTCAGATTGTAAAGAAGTAA